A stretch of the Uranotaenia lowii strain MFRU-FL chromosome 3, ASM2978415v1, whole genome shotgun sequence genome encodes the following:
- the LOC129757610 gene encoding antigen 5 like allergen Cul n 1-like, whose amino-acid sequence MKFFLAICLLALVRSSFQVTNYCNPSLCDEGETHVACKANPGFGKPSGKTLALDKAKQSLIVKLHNELRNKIATGKQDYPGGFYPEAAHMPTIQWDADLAFVAAANARKCVFAHDQCRNTPKYPASGQNIAYFGYSGGSFKTEDIITRLVNKWYGEYKDANPQYTAEYPNGYEGPAIGHFTQVVADRSDRIGCAIVQWTEKPFTKVYLVCNYARTNVIGTPVYTAGQAASQCTTGANTNYPGLCSTKEKVDYSL is encoded by the exons ATGAAGTTTTTCCTAGCAA TTTGCCTCCTGGCTCTGGTACGCTCCTCGTTCCAGGTCACAAACTATTGCAATCCATCGCTTTGCGACGAAGGAGAAACTCACGTAGCGTGCAAAGCTAACCCCGGATTTGGCAAACCATCCGGAAAAACTCTAGCGCTCGACAAGGCCAAGCAATCGCTGATCGTCAAACTACACAATGAACTGCGTAACAAGATTGCTACCGGAAAGCAGGATTACCCAGGAGGTTTCTATCCAGAGGCCGCTCACATGCCCACCATT CAATGGGACGCCGATTTGGCTTTCGTGGCTGCAGCCAACGCTAGGAAGTGTGTCTTTGCTCATGACCAATGCCGTAACACCCCCAAATATCCTGCATCTGGTCAGAATATTGCCTATTTCGGATATTCTGGTGGCAGCTTCAAAACCGAAGACATTATTACAAGACTGGTGAACAAATGGTACGGCGAGTACAAGGACGCTAATCCTCAGTACACCGCAGAGTATCCTAATGGTTATGAAGG ACCCGCTATCGGACACTTTACCCAGGTTGTTGCAGATCGTTCGGATCGTATTGGATGCGCTATTGTTCAATGGACCGAGAAGCCCTTCACCAAGGTTTACTTGGTGTGCAACTATGCCAGGACCAACGTCATTGGCACTCCCGTGTACACTGCAGGGCAGGCGGCATCTCAATGTACCACTGGCGCCAACACAAACTATCCAGGCTTGTGCAGCACCAAGGAGAAGGTTGACTATTCATTGTAA